From the genome of Colletotrichum destructivum chromosome 10, complete sequence, one region includes:
- a CDS encoding Putative AMP-dependent synthetase/ligase domain, phosphopantetheine binding ACP domain, AMP-binding yields the protein MAPIATLDLKPSLASTILDPMVFPSSSADKRLRELWYMHGEPHSTKFSNPKLTSVAALVEHNAATQPSQPAFIYPVGNSFDILDWAQVHQLSCKASEYYREQFQRQLDIANDIGKQPTFALLGTGSSIAYLITQIALNRLRVRTLLLSNKNSTETRNHLLKVCNAVAIIVDEANEASLRGDDDGCELPVTQLVGLNELQRRSGIDGKTLVAYETNDEWNLHSMIIHSSGSTGVPKPIIHTNRSLCQIGRMYRLMPEYFIENWYLCFPLFHIAGLSIALSGIPNGLPTTLPPEKWPPAPSAILSAWKTLDSLGYPADCLHCAPSVIEDLVEYISLTTKDFTPFTRLKVLQPGGAPLLPTTLSKLQSLGVNIKTTYGTTETGPPFRTIPHTRENPDVYRFRNLYPESPFVRMEPVGEGLFECVVYKGFPLAAELWLDDDAPNPYRTGDLFLEEPPASGYFVLQGRRDDILVHSNGEKSHAAALAMALEEDKTSVVKKTAVFGTGKPCPSVVVEVDWDRVDSQRLGKNLEEAVWSSVSCVNEKSPMYSRIPRQLMLILERGETLPVTPKGNVRRNIAWGLFGHRVEDLYDRFLGKSETVPCLTDGPIDEGGSSTMQTVQEVVADTFGVMVEEVKPDRNWYELGLDSLKAVEIRSKLVRSFGNFPLMFVFEYPTAEGLFNFLRRSGDATFSANGMINKERHEWIKSTIQRLNSEVDHWAQSTGSTAECNDGEVVYLTGASGSLGNALLEVLVQLSSVKAVYCAVRGTDPQARVVESLRARGYPEEIYQSDKIRGIGYDMTDERLGVDQQTYQKLADEVTVVMHNAWKLDFNQPVQQFEADCLRGTMSLMSFCLKGKKKTLSFMSSVAAAMGSPAGTVVPELPLGPDPANALATGYAQSKFIVEQLTQHYASSHNVPVRVLRVGQLCGHTRLGTWNHTEMWPIMMMTGLDFLSAMPVLKTEVDWLPVDVCAEAIQEAVLTSREASYTVTNLTNPDTISWDELLETLEEASGRQFERLAMREWVARLEAKSNGSTGANQTPAMKLLGFFQAMAEGGGNGEGVTFKTRADSGRHVDVAMVRGWLDSWRQEGKLV from the exons ATGGCACCCATCGCGACGCTTGACTTGAAGCCGTCCTTGGCATCCACAATACTGGACCCGATGGTCTTTCCTTCATCAAGTGCGGACAAGAGGTTGAGAGAACTCTGGTACATGCACGGAGAGCCGCATAGCACAAA ATTCTCAAATCCAAAACTGACGAGTGTCGCCGCGCTGGTAGAGCACAATGCCGCCACTCAGCCGTCGCAGCCCGCATTCATATATCCTGTTGGCAACTCATTCGATATTCTGGACTGGGCCCAAGTGCACCAGCTGAGTTGCAAAGCCTCAGAATACTATCGCGAGCAGTTCCAGAGACAACTGGACATCGCCAATGATATTGGCAAGCAGCCTACGTTTGCATTGCTGGGAACCGGCAGTTCGATCGCCTACTTGATCACCCAAATCGCTCTCAATCGCCTCCGTGTGCGGACGCTGCTTCTCAGTAACAAGAACTCGACCGAAACCAGGAATCACCTGCTTAAAGTGTGCAATGCTGTGGCGATTATTGTAGACGAAGCTAACGAGGCGTCACTTCgcggagacgacgacggatgTGAACTGCCAGTAACCCAGCTTGTTGGTCTGAACGAGCTGCAGAGACGCAGCGGCATTGACGGAAAGACTCTGGTAGCCTATGAGACGAACGATGAGTGGAACTTACACTCCATGATCATCCATTCCTCGGGGTCGACTGGCGTACCCAAGCCCATCATACACACCAACCGGAGTTTGTGCCAAATCGGACGTATGTATAGACTCATGCCGGAGTACTTCATCGAAAACTGGTACCTCTGTTTTCCCCT ATTTCATATTGCTGGCCTATCCATCGCCCTCTCCGGCATACCAAACGGGCTGCCAACCACTCTGCCCCCTGAGAAGTGGCCTCCAGCTCCGAGTGCCATTCTCTCGGCATGGAAAACTCTGGATTCCTTGGGATATCCTGCCGACTGCCTTCACTGTGCGCCTTCGGTGATTGAAGACTTGGTGGAATACATCTCCCTGACGACAAAAGACTTCACCCCCTTTACCAGGCTGAAGGTTCTTCAACCCGGCGGAGCGCCACTCTTGCCAACTACTTTGTCCAAGCTCCAGTCTCTCGGCGTGAACATCAAGACCACGTACGGAACGACCGAAACCGGCCCGCCGTTCAGAACGATTCCGCACACAAGGGAAAACCCGGACGTCTATCGCTTTCGCAACCTATATCCGGAGTCACCGTTCGTGCGGATGGAACCCGTTGGAGAGGGTCTGTTCGAGTGCGTCGTGTACAAAGGCTTCCCTCTGGCAGCGGAGCTctggctcgacgacgacgcgccCAACCCGTACCGCACTGGCGATCTGTTTCTTGAGGAGCCCCCGGCGAGCGGGTACTTTGTGCTCCAGGGTCGCCGGGATGATATTCTGGTCCATTCGAACGGAGAGAAGAGTCATGCTGCGGCACTCGCCATGGCCCTTGAGGAGGACAAGACGAGCGtggtgaagaagacggcTGTCTTTGGGACTGGGAAGCCCTGTCCCTCTGTCGTTGTCGAAGTTGACTGGGACAGGGTAGACAGCCAACGACTGGGAAAAAACCTCGAGGAAGCCGTTTGGAGTTCGGTCAGCTGCGTCAACGAGAAGTCGCCGATGTATTCCAGGATTCCTCGGCAGTTGATGCTCATCCTCGAAAGGGGTGAGACTCTGCCAGTCACGCCGAAAGGGAACGTCCGGCGCAACATTGCCTGGGGACTCTTTGGCCATCGGGTCGAGGACTTGTACGACCGCTTCTTGGGCAAGTCGGAGACTGTCCCTTGTCTCACCGACGGACCGATAGACGAAGGGGGATCCTCGACCATGCAGACAGTCCAGGAAGTAGTCGCAGATACCTTCGGCGTCATGGTCGAAGAGGTCAAGCCTGATCGCAACTGGTACGAACTCGGGCTTGACTCTCTCAAAGCTGTCGAGATCCGCTCGAAGCTGGTCAGGTCGTTTGGCAACTTCCCTTTGATGTTTGTCTTTGAGTACCCAACAGCAGAAGGACTTTTCAACTTTCTCCGTCGCTCCGGTGATGCCACCTTCAGCGCCAACGGCATGATTAACAAAGAGCGACACGAGTGGATCAAGTCAACCATCCAACGCCTGAACAGCGAAGTAGACCACTGGGCCCAATCGACAGGCTCAACAGCTGAATGCAATGACGGTGAAGTTGTCTACCTGACGGGGGCAAGCGGTTCACTGGGCAATGCGCTTCTGGAGGTCCTGGTTCAGCTCTCATCTGTGAAGGCAGTCTACTGCGCCGTCCGTGGGACCGATCCCCAAGCTCGAGTTGTAGAGTCACTCAGGGCCAGGGGATATCCCGAGGAAATCTACCAGAGCGACAAGATTCGCGGGATAGGCTACGACATGACGGACGAAAGGCTAGGTGTGGACCAGCAGACGTACCAAAAgctggcggacgaggtcacAGTCGTGATGCACAACGCGTGGAAACTGGACTTCAACCAGCCAGTCCAGCAGTTCGAGGCTGACTGTCTTCGAG GCACAATGAGCCTGATGTCCTTTTGTCTCAAAGGCAAGAAAAAGACGTTGTCGTTCATGAGCAGCGTGGCCGCCGCGATGGGAAGTCCGGCCGGAACCGTAGTCCCGGAACTGCCCCTCGGTCCGGATCCCGCAAACGCTCTGGCGACTGGATACGCGCAGTCCAAGTTCATCGTTGAGCAGCTGACGCAACACTACGCTTCCTCGCACAACGTGCCCGTGCGTGTCCTCCGAGTCGGCCAGCTCTGCGGCCACACCAGATTGGGGACGTGGAACCACACAGAAATGTGGCCGATCATGATGATGACCGGCTTGGACTTTCTGTCGGCTATGCCGGTGTTGAAGACAGAGGTGGACTGGCTTCCGGTCGATGTGTGTGCAGAGGCCATTCAAGAGGCCGTGCTCACTTCGAGGGAGGCCTCTTACACGGTGACGAACCTCACAAACCCGGATACCATTTCATGGGATGAGCTGCTCGAAACTCTTGAGGAAGCTTCTGGAAGGCAGTTTGAGCGACTTGCCATGAGGGAATGGGTGGCTCGGTTGGAGGCCAAGTCGAATGGCAGCACAGGGGCTAATCAGACGCCAGCAATGAAGCTATTGGGATTTTTCCAAgccatggccgagggcggcggaAACGGCGAAGGGGTGACGTTCAAGACCAGAGCAGACTCAGGCCGACATGTTGATGTTGCAATGGTGCGTGGGTGGCTGGATAGCTGGCGTCAAGAGGGTAAACTAGTTTGA
- a CDS encoding uncharacterized protein (Putative zn(2)Cys(6) fungal-type DNA-binding domain, transcription factor domain, fungi) — translation MEIATQSRTTSCNNRNRHPCDFCRYKRAACLLCGPPPCELCKRQGKDCTFVEGPNKRRRTAGRYRSPSGDADEALYQHKQAAASDVNSTSPSSDMESPVEQVIYARVGEDSVSPAQVITQSSPPAAEEHHKDGHVLSPSSLDAKPGHNAQVIGLSGESDPYLLNLYQFDDKDECRFPQLRIRNMGMDDGVPVHFMVQSNSLASNAKPGDLGMSEADIRAEITGMVSDDVGKRLINLFWRYVQPYFPVVSVEFTLGEIHSEPSAFPASLLAAIYGHTLPFWVFDDKLCADVYTPPSADRLFELAWMAALSQFHTPSLATVQTMLLMIQRRPTNRHVADTPFKWVMLADTVALAQCLGLNLDPADWSIPPWEKRLRRRLAWAVYVQDRWLSLNFGRSSHIQECDWDVSPLTTSDFGELSGLEEEPAVSHHFLHLASLTQIVSSIHQNMFSIKATRTLSKSLEASFEVARPLRIELAEWLQSHPDVGGQPSAATPFHGLDGNGSLRLAYITAKVAVFKALLRPKSTEAPVEARAALRTGAMAVAREMYDFLSKLGAHHLEAFWHSYSRVNFAIASNFIVLLFALSSTPADAEDSLNLLTQWRSLLRIKSRSCDLLNLSLLRLDAVFVAGLGKLIDLTPAAAEAASSRNL, via the exons ATGGAGATCGCCACACAATCCCGGACCACGTCGTGCAACAATAGGAATCGGCATCCCTGCGACTTCTGCCGCTACAAACGCGCAGCCTGTCTGCTCTGCGGCCCCCCGCCGTGTGAGCTATGCAAGAGGCAGGGAAAAGACTGCACCTTTGTCGAGGGCCCGAACAagaggagacggacggcgGGGCGCTACCGGAGTCCCTcgggcgatgccgatgaggCTCTGTATCAGCACAAACAGGCGGCAGCTTCGGATGTCAActcaacatcgccatcttcGGACATGGAGTCTCCGGTTGAGCAGGTCATCTATGCTCGAGTGGGAGAGGACTCGGTGAGCCCGGCACAAGTCATCACGCAATCTTCTCCCCCAGCTGCTGAAGAGCATCACAAAGACGGCCATGTCCTCTCTCCGTCGTCACTGGATGCAAAGCCCGGCCACAACGCCCAAGTCATTGGCCTCAGCGGCGAGTCTGACCCATACCTGCTCAACTTGTATCAATTCGACGACAAGGATGAATGCAGGTTTCCACAGCTTCGAATCCGAAACATGGGTATGGACGACGGGGTACCGGTCCACTTCATGGTCCAGAGCAACTCGTTGGCGAGCAACGCAAAGCCTGGCGACCTCGGCATGAGCGAGGCTGACATCAGGGCTGAGATCACGGGTATGGTTTCTGATGATGTTGGAAAGAGACTCATAAACCT GTTCTGGCGTTACGTCCAGCCATATTTCCCTGTGGTGTCTGTGGAATTCACACTTGGCGAGATTCACAGCGAACCATCAGCGTTTCCAGCCTCTCTGCTGGCAGCGATCTACGGACATACGCTGCCATTCTGGGTCTTTGACGATAAGCTCTGTGCAGATGTCTATACTCCACCCTCAGCAGACCGACTCTTCGAGCTCGCATGGATGGCCGCTCTCTCCCAGTTCCATACCCCTTCCCTTGCCACCGTCCAGACCATGTTGCTGATGATCCAACGACGCCCAACCAACCGACATGTGGCAGACACGCCGTTCAAATGGGTCATGCTGGCCGACACCGTAGCGCTCGCACAATGTCTCGGTCTCAACCTGGACCCGGCCGACTGGTCAATCCCCCCTTGGGAGAAGCGCCTGCGTCGGCGTCTGGCCTGGGCCGTCTACGTCCAAGACCGATGGCTGAGCTTGAATTTCGGCAGGAGTTCGCACATCCAAGAATGCGACTGGGACGTCTCGCCGCTTACTACAAGTGATTTTGGCGAGCTGTCTGGACTGGAAGAAGAGCCTGCCGTATCACATCATTTCCTCCACCTGGCATCGCTCACCCAAATCGTGTCCAGCATCCATCAAAACATGTT CTCTATAAAAGCAACGAGGACACTTTCGAAATCCTTGGAAGCAAGTTTCGAAGTCGCCAGGCCGTTGCGGATCGAGCTGGCGGAGTGGCTGCAAAGCCACCCGGACGTAGGTGGTCAGCCCAGCGCAGCGACACCGTTCCACGGACTCGACGGCAACGGAAGCCTGAGACTGGCCTACATCACGGCCAAAGTCGCCGTCTTCAAGGCGCTCCTGCGACCGAAGAGCACAGAGGCCCCTGTCGAAGCCCGCGCAGCGTTGCGGACGGGCGCCATGGCCGTCGCTCGCGAGATGTACGACTTCCTGTCCAAATTGGGCGCCCATCATCTGGAGGCCTTTTGGCATTCTT ATTCCCGTGTCAACTTTGCGATTGCTAGCAACTTCATCGTCTTGTTGTTCGCCCTCTCTTCGACGCCGGCAGATGCCGAGGATTCGCTGAATCTCCTCACGCAGTGGCGGAGTCTGTTGCGCATAAAGTCGAGGAGCTGTGATCTCCTCAACCTGAGTCTGCTTCGCTTAGACGCCGTCTTTGTGGCTGGGCTGGGAAAGCTCATCGATCTCacgcccgcggcggcagaggcGGCTTCAAGTCGGAATTTGTAG